A single window of Thermodesulfobacteriota bacterium DNA harbors:
- a CDS encoding MerR family transcriptional regulator, with translation MRTPELLQKIDIPRQKLYYLEQKGYIKPQKTVIGEKAFRDYTDDDVEKVACIWNYLKKGFKYKVAYEKAMEELSDPQMKLIKDRNTGKR, from the coding sequence ATGAGAACTCCGGAGCTCTTGCAGAAGATAGACATACCGAGGCAGAAACTCTACTACCTCGAACAGAAGGGGTACATCAAACCGCAGAAGACCGTCATAGGAGAAAAGGCGTTCAGGGATTATACGGATGACGACGTGGAAAAAGTGGCGTGCATCTGGAATTACCTTAAAAAAGGTTTCAAATATAAGGTTGCTTACGAAAAGGCCATGGAGGAACTCTCCGATCCCCAGATGAAGCTCATTAAGGACAGGAACACCGGCAAGAGGTAG